The genomic region TTACAACTAAAAAAATTTATATTTATGCTTGCCCTAGATAATTTTTATCAAGGCAGGCAAACTACACCCAAAAATTATAATTTAAATATTTCGAGCTCGCGCTTTAATAAATTATACTCTAAAAAAAATCTTTTTTTTAAATCTACTTATAGAATGTATAGTACATTGTTTACAGATAAAGAACTAGCAATTATGGGTTTATCTTCACTAGATCCGTATGCGACTAAGTCGGAAGATGAAATTAAAAATTTTTATGCATGATTTGCTGGCTTTACTGATGCTGAAGGTTATTTTTATATAGCTATCACTAGCAGTTGTGCTTTTAGATTTCAAATTAATTTACACAAAGATGATATGCATGTACTATATTTTATTCAAAAAAATTTAGGATTTGGTGAAGTTAGGTCTTATAATAATTATTCATCTTTTACCGTAACAAGACTTAAAGATGTAAAAAAATTAATTGTTATTTTTTCTCAATATGCTCTTCAAGGTTCTAAGTGACTTAATTATAAAGACTTTGCTAAAGCTTTTGAGCTGTATACTAATGCACGCTACGCTGCGGATTCTAATCTTTTAAAAGAAATTTTGGAAATAAAAAATGGTATGAATAAATTAAGATCTGATTATACTTCCCTTAAAGAAATTAATATAACACCTTACTGACTTTTAGGTTTTATTGAAGGAGAAGGTTGTTTTAGTATTAATAAAGGTAATAGCTATAGATTAGATTTTAGTTTAACACAAGCATATTCTAATCTGGAATTAATGAAAAAAATTAAAAGTTATCTTGAGAATCTCCCAAATGCTGGAGGTAACTATGCCAATGCTTTAGGTATATCCGTGCTTACGCACGGTCATATTAATCACCAGTCTACTGTTAGAATTGAGACTACACGTATACCTTATATTACAAATATTTTAATACCCTTTTTAGAAAATCTAACTTGACATAGTAAAAAACAATTAGATTTTCAAGATTGAAAAATTATATTAATGTTAAAAGAGAAAGGTCATCATTTTACGGAGCAAGGTGTTAATTTAATAGATCGTATTTTAAATCAAATGAATAACAATAGACTTTCTACGAATACTAAAGTATTGAAGTCTAATGTAGATCGATCACTTTTATTAGCTGAGATTAAAGATATACTTAATGGACCTTCTAATTTTGAGGTAAAGAATGGTAAAAAGTTTATAATTTCATTAAATAAATATTATAAATCTTCTCGTAAAAATAGTAGTGTGGAAATATTGGATGATGTAGGTAATATTATTATTTCATTTGAGTCTTTAGCAGACTGTAGTGCATACCTTAAAGTTGACCCTAGCACTGTATCCAAGAGAATTAAACATAATATATCTTTTTCTTTAAATAATAAACAAGTTTATGTGAAAAAAAGCGATAAATAAGGAATTTAGTACTTCGTCGCGCTGCGTAGATATAATTTTGTGGTTTGGGGGTGTAGATATCTTTAATAAATTAACACAAATAACAGCAAACATATTAATAAATAAAACATAACATAATTGGAAGTTAGTGATCCTTCAATGTCAGTTTTAGCAGAGGGTCACCAATGATATTGAAGTTACCAATATCCTGATTTTTTAGATTCTAATGATCAATTCATAGAATTTGATTCATATATAGTACCAGAATCTGATTTAGATGAAGGAGGATTAAGAATGTTAGAAGTGGATAATAGAGTTGTTCTTCCTGAATTAACACATGTTAGATTTATTATAACAGCAGGTGATGTTATACATTCTTTTGCTGCTCCTGCTTTAGGTATAAAATGTGATGCATACCCTGGAAGATTAAATCAAGTATCTGTTTTTATTAATAGAGAAGGAGTATTCTACGGTCAATGTTCAGAAATATGTGGAATATTACACAGCTCTATGCCTATAGTAATAGAATCGGTATCTTTAGAAAAATTCCTTATTTGATTAAAAGAACAATAGGAGGGACAGGTTGTTAGACTAAAACGTCTGTTTTGTATTTATATTACGACGACGAAGTCTTCGTATTGGCGGTGACAAAGTCGCCGCAAGAAGTCATACAACAAGGTCGTACGAATTACGAATACTTTTTTTGAAGAATAGCGGCTCGCGAGAGCGGGATACGGCGCTATATATAAAGCTCGTCTTTATATTAAGATTTTATATTTTGTTGGGGCGCGACGACGAAGTATATATGCATACTTCGTAGGCGCAGGCTCATAATTAATGCGAAGCGCGAAACACAAAACGCAAAACACTAAAACTAAATATATAATGCGTATGGTAGTCATACGTATTGTTTATTTAATCCTTTTAAACATATTTTATAAGAAAAGGGGAGAAGCCTTAAAATTAGTTTACTACTTTTAAACAGGTTAATCCTTAAAGTTAAAGCCCCTTTATAGATAAAGATTAATTTCTTCTTACAATAATATCTTACTTAATTAAAAAATTAATTAGGATTTTTTATTTTTATAAAGTTCAAGGGGCTAACCTTGAAGGTAATTTTTTTTTTTTTATAGTAGGGTAGTATATTTTAATTTGATTTTTATTCAAATGTCAGGATTGTTATATGCTCTATTAATTATACCTATGATAGGTATTTTTTTTATTTTAAGTTTTGATAGTTATAATTTTAATATTACTAGTAATAACAGTAATAGTGGGAGTTTTAGTGAATCCGGAGCTGGTAAGAATAGTGGAGGAGAATTATTAAAAGTCCTCGTAATAAATAATGAATTAAATTTTTATAAAAAAATTGCTTTTATAACTACAATTATGAATTTAATTGTATCATTAATAATTTATATCTTGTTTGATTTTAGTACTAATCAATTTCAATTTGTACAAGATGATTTGGAATTAAGTGTTTATAATATATATTTAGGGGTGGATGGTCTTTCAATATATTTTGTATTATTAACAACTATAATAATGCCTATAGCATTAATATCAAATTGAAATTCAATAACACATAATATTAAGGCATATTTAATAATAATATTATTGCTGGAAACTCTTTTATTGGCCGTATTTTTAGTATTAGATGTATTATTATTTTATATATTTTTTGAAAGTATATTACCGCCTTTATTTATATTAATAGGTTTATTTGGATCAAGTAATAAAGTAAGAGCTAGTTTTTATATTTTTTTATATACATTGTTAGGATCATTATTTTTATTATTATCTATTTTAACTATGTCTTCTTTAATTGGTACAACATATTTGGATGTTTTATCAAAAAGTAATTTTGAATATACAACTCAAATATTTTTATTTT from Podospora pseudoanserina strain CBS 124.78 mitochondrion, complete sequence, whole genome shotgun sequence harbors:
- the cox2 gene encoding cytochrome c oxidase subunit 2, which codes for MFFLINKLVMNFDAPSPWGIYFQDSATPQMEGLNELHDNIMYYLVVILFAVGWILLSIVINYVSTKSPISHKYLNHGTLIELIWTITPAVILILIAFPSFKLLYLMDEVSDPSMSVLAEGHQWYWSYQYPDFLDSNDQFIEFDSYIVPESDLDEGGLRMLEVDNRVVLPELTHVRFIITAGDVIHSFAAPALGIKCDAYPGRLNQVSVFINREGVFYGQCSEICGILHSSMPIVIESVSLEKFLIWLKEQ